The Dama dama isolate Ldn47 chromosome X, ASM3311817v1, whole genome shotgun sequence nucleotide sequence AGCTCCATGAAATTCGTATGGAACCAACCTTCTCCCTGACCAGCTCCCTAATATCTGTACCTGCCACTCCAGTCTTGTTCTGACCCTAATAAATAGGGAACACGGTTTTTCATCTGACAGATACACACTCACCTCATCACACAGAATAATGGGGGATGATTTAGTCTTTAATTAACCCACTGTTTTAGCCAATATCTTTTCTGAAATAGACATGTGCTGTTCCAGTGATACACACACCTCTCAGTGCTTCTATGTGGGTATTTGGGGGTGATGTCAGTGTTCACAAAAACAGTGTATTTGAAAATTTGAATAGGATGAAGATTCAATATGAGAGTGGAACCCTTCTGTTCCAAGGgttagaatacattttaaaactgtataaaTGAGATCGTTAAAGACAGCCTCAACCTTGGCTTGAAATTAGTTggcatgttaaaaaaagaaaaaaaaaagtcttctagtaaaatttcattttttaatgccaATAAGTGggaattattttgaaatgtttgatGATCTGATTCTGCCTCTGCTATCCACCCCGAGCTACTCAAGAAAGGTAGATTATGTTCCAGTATTTGACTCAGTGAACATAAAGAGACAGGACTTGTAGACTGCATAATTGATATTGTCAGCACATACAGATTTTGTGGGTAAAAATATTGACCATGGAAATATTACATgacagttcagttaagtcgctcagtcgtgtctgactctttgtgaccccatgaaccgcagcacgccaggcctccctgtgcatcaccaactctcagagtttactcaaactcatgtccattgagtcggtgatgccatccagccatctcatcctctgtcatccccttctcatcctgcccccaatctctcccagcatcagggtcttttccaatgagtcaactcttctcatcaggtggccaaagtattggagtttcagcttcagcatcagtccttccaatgaacacccaggactggtctcctttaggatggactggttggatctccttgcaatccaagggactctccagagtcttctccaacaccacagttcaaaagcatcaattcttcgacactcagctttttttatagtccaaccctcacatccatacatgactactggagaaactctagccttgactagacagacttttgttgacaaagcaatgtttctgcattttaatatgctgtctaggttggtcatgactttccttccaaggagtaagcgtcttttaatttcatggctgcaatcaccatctgcaccaTTCTTTGAAAAGAGATTTGatgatttatttgtggctgtgctgggtctttgatgctgtTTTGCTGTTTGCAGCTCCAGGGAATGGggactactttctagttgcaCTGCCCAGGGTCTTAATTGTGGTGCCTTCtcttcagagcatgggctccagtcATGCAGCCTCAGTAGCTCTGCTCCGTTGGCTTAGTTTTCccttggtatgtgggatcttcctggatcagggatcgaacccctgtcctgTGCATCctcaggcggattcttaaccactagaccaccagacaAGTCCCATAAGTTCTGTGTCTTGAGGGTATTCAATCTTGTAGATTGCAAACAGCAAGGGGATCTGGTCAGGGTGCTCTCCCCATGACAAGGAAATGGTCTCTCTTTCAACTACCAACACCTACTGCTCTCTGATGcataagaggctggaagaaacaTCTTTAGATGTTGTAAACAGTGACAGCTTCCTGCCTGCTGTCAATCTTCTTGTTCCTCCAAGCACTGCACTGACTTCACAATACTACGAATTGACGAAGGTGCTACTCAGCTTTGATTCCCAGTGATCCAAGTCATTAAGAAGCATCTTCAGCTCAACTGCAGAAGTGTTGGTGTCATCAGAATATACGTTTCCCTTACGTTGTGGCCCATGGCATCTTATACTTTCTCTCTATGAAGATCAGAGACTGGAACACAGTTCCTTTCCATGTAATGAATATGATGCTTTCTAGATTATCTTTCTTGACCAGATTACCTGTTCCCACTACAGTTAAGGTGATCCATAACCCTGTTCCCTACCCCAtgtcctttctccccctctcccctggACACCTCTAGTAATCTCTATATACTCCTCCTCAGAATTGCCTCTGATGGAACACCTATCCTATTAAAGAAGTATGTCTCTGGAGAGTTAAATTTAATGTGCATTTTTGGGTGTTTGAAAATGCAAACTTTTGGTACAAACACACGTAACTTGACTATAAATTGAACCAATTTATTTAAACCCTCAGAAATCAAACACCACCAGACAGGATGTGATTAGTGACCAGCAGAGATGAGATAGGAAAGGGAGTGTGAGTTTGAAGAGAGAAGGATCATGTTAATCAGGAACCAGAGAAGTCATCTTTGTGTTGATCTTGATTCCTTGGAAATGAGGATGTGTCTGGTCTCCATGATTATTTCTGTAGGTAAATAAAACAGGACCAAAAGTTTAgttgataaagaaagctgagcactgaataattgatgcttttgaactgtagtgttggagaagactcttgagagtcccttggactacaaggagttccaaccagcccatcctaaatgaaatcagtcctaaatatacattggaaggattaatgctgaagctgaaactccaatactttggccacctactgcgaagaactgactcactggaaaagaccctgattctgggaaagattgaaggcaggaggagagggggacaatagaggatgagatggctggttggcatcaccgacttgatggacatgaatttgggtaacccccaggagatggtgatggacatggaagcctggagtgctgcagttcatggataTTCTGtgtccgcaaagagttggacacaaccaagtgactgaactgaactgaactgaactgaaaagtttaGTGGAGTCTCATGTGTAATGGCTGATGTGGTGAGCCTCAGGCAGTAGGTTGTCCAGGGTACTGAAGCTGATAGGTGATTCAATGTCAGAATACTGATGGAACTCACTTCTCCACATTTCTGATGTAGGTGGGGGTCCATGTGGAATTTTCCCCAGAATGTACATATGGGGTGACCTTTTATCTATATGATTCATTATAAGAGTAATGGTTTCAGAATGCACATTCAGGTTCTGTGATTAGAGTGCATTCCTCTAACTCTACAAGTTTCATCTTTAGGGTCTTcaagaaatagttttaaaaaatatttaattcacattgaagtatagttgattaactatGTTGCGTTAGTTTCATGTGTGGTtagtttatacatacatatacctattcttttttcagattcttttctcatgtaggtTTTTAAAGAGTAttgcatatagttccctgtgctatactttAGGACTTTTTGGTCTGTCTATCTTGTATATTGTAGCTTGCACCTTCTGACTCCAAATACTTATTCCATCTTTTCTCCAGCCtttctcccttggcaaccacaaatctgttatTTAGGTCTGTgaacctgtttctgttttctagataAGTTCCTCCATGTCATATTTTGGGTTTCCCTgacaactcagttggtaaaggatctgcctgcaatgcaggagaccccagtttgattccgaggtcgggaagacaccctggagaagggataggctacccaatccagaaTCCCTGgactccccttgtggctcagctggtaaagaatccgcctgcaatgcgggagacctaagtttgatccctaggttgggaagatcccctagagaagggaaaagctacccactccagtattctggcctggagaattccatggactacagtccatgtggtcacagggagtcagacacgactgagagattttcacaggtcctattttagattccacatatgtgtgatgtcatgggatatttgtctttccctttctgacttcactcagtttgATCATGTCtcagtccatccatgtggctgcaaatgccattaattcctttttatgactgactaACATTCCActgaatatatgtaccacatctttcttatcATATTTGGCTGGAAGCTAgtgtttgtctttgcttttttcctttcatttctttctcaacagaaaattaaaagccACACTTTATCCTAGATGTGTGTCATTTTCTGAGGCTGTCTTAGTTTAGAAAGtttaatgatttcattttaagaaaatcatCTTGTGAAGGCGGGGGTAGGACTCAAATGCATGTTTCAGACAGTGTGACTGGAAGACCTCTACTGGTTCTGTCAGAATTACATGAGATTGAACACTTTTCTTGTAGTCAATGTGAGCACCCTTTAATCCTGTTTCTCTTAGAGGAGGGATATATGTGGACAACCACGAGGTCAGGACTGAGGAGAAAGCTAGTTAAGTTTATGCCAACTCGTGGTCATTCCTCCTTCTCCCTGATGACTCTGGTCTACAAGATTCCTGCAGGGTAAGGCTTTCTCATCAAAACTGCTCAGGATGAATCAACCAACCAAGTGGCAATTTAATATGGCTTGAGAGCAGAGAAATTACCTACTGTGACAGAGATATTTCTCTAGTGATCAAATGTAAGTTGTGAGGCCAAAAATCATTGTTATCTACAAAATTTGGCAGATATGAAATCAccatgcatatttatttatttaatggaaCAGTATTAGTAAGAGACTATTTTCACTTACATTGATGTTTGTTCTGACCTTGTCACCCAGAGTGAGGATGGTCTTCTGGGGAAAAATCAAATGGATAGGGAAGAAAGATCCAATTAGTACCATTCCACAGGATTTCCaagactgttttgttttgtttcaagtaCCAGATTATACGAAATAATATTTATGGAGAAATAGATATCAAATAAATTGATTTGTTTCCTGAGAGTATATTTTCATATAAGGTGAATGATATacttaggaaaaaatagaatTCCGTTACCATTTTCGATGAAATTCACAACATTTTCCTCCTCAATTCCTTTCTGTTCTGTCAGCTGCCTGAATTTCTCCAAGCCTTCCTCTTCAACATTCAATTTAACTGAAAAACATCACATAGAAGGCAGAATTTTGCCCCTCAGAACCCATTCTGAGTgcagagcaagaagtggagtGTCCAAGTCAGATCTTCACTTAATATAAATTAAGTCTCAAACAGTTACCATTTCATGACTCAGATGTCTGCTGCCTGTCTGAAGAACTAATCCCCATCCAACTCTGTAACTAGAGCCACACCCCAGCACCAGTAGGAGGGCCCCAAAGACTCGCAGGAGTTCCATGGATCTGGGGGCTTCATCCATCACAGTATGGAACTGACCTGCTTGCTGACCAACTTCCGAGTATCTGTACCTGCCACTCGGGTCTTGTTCTGACCCAAATAAAAAGCAAGCAGAGTTCTCCCCTGATAGACATGCACTCACCTCATCACACATGAAAATGGGAGATGATTTATCCTTTAATTAATGCACTATTCTGCTCAGAATCTTTCCTTAACCAGACATATGTTGTTCCAATGGTGTACACTCCTCTCAGTGCTTCTATGTAGGTATCTGGGCTTATGTCAGTGTTCATAATAGCAGAACATTTGAAAAATTGCACAggagaaagattaaaaataaaagtttctgttCCAAGTCTTAGAGTCAATTGAGAAACTGGTATAAACTCAACAAATGAGAGTAGTTTTCTTATAGCCATATCTTGAaattaaagtgttaaaaaaaaaaaaaactagaaaccaacacaagaattttccttcaatgaaaaatttaaacaaaaaaactatTTCCACTAAAgctcatttgttatttttaaattcagcaaATGGGAATTATTTAGAAATATCTGATGATATGATCTCCTCAAACCCTATGAGCTCCTCTTTCTTGGTAGATTTTGTTCCGGGGTCCTTATCTCCATGAACAAAAAGATCTAGGTTCTGTGGGCTGCATAATAGACATCATCACCACTTAATGATTTTATGGATAACAGCACTGACAATGGAAGTGTTACATGACAATGTCAATGTGAAGAGGAGGACGTCATGCATACCGAATAGTCCGGTCAATTCTGTCCTGTTGCCGTCATCATCCACGTTGACGTCATGTGCTACCAGATGCGTTTTCGACGCAGAGATAACTTTAAATTCATTTTGACCCTCatctgtgagagagagaacaggCGTATATATGACTCCACCTTAATCTATTTTCAGTTAGATTCATCATGGCAAATTGGGAGTAATAGCAATAGTACGTCCTATATTGATGTGTGTTTCACTCCATAGGTAGGCTGAATCCTACAACTTCTATGGCAGCAAGGAGAGTAGGAGCAGTCAAGACTTTTCCTTATTCCCACCTTCTCATACAACTAACCTGTCACTCTTTGCCCTCTTACTCAGGTGTCTTCTACGACATGTGCTCTAATGAAcccaacaggatttttttttttttttttaaacaggagtgTCTTATCCAATCCAAGATCCAAAATTATTTGTATCTCTGTTATTCCAGCCAGGAACTGATTTTTCTTTAGGGCCGAAGTCAACTTACCATttcagagagtagcattgacatgtatacactccTATGTGTAATACAGACAGCTAGCGGGAAGCTGCcggatagcacagggagctcaacttggtgctctgtgatgaccttgaggagtgggatgggggaagggaagggaggctcgagggggaagggacatatgtatacatatacctgattgatgtacagcagaaactaacgtagcattgtaaagcaagtatcctccaatcaaaagcaaatttttatttatttaatttaatttatttatttcaattggaggctacttactttacaatactgtagtggttttgccatacattgacatgaatcagccacgggtgtccatgtgttccccatcctgagcccccctcccacctccctccccatcccatccctctgggtatcACCCCAGCACACCAGACCTGAGCACCCTCTCTCATGCTacgaacctggactggcggtctgtttaaaagtaattaaaaaaaaaaaaaaaaagaaatttgggaCCATTTGAGATGCTTTATAGAGCTGCTATTTAAATAATCAATAtgcaattaaaattataattatcacattttaaaaatagttaatgaaagaaaaaaaaaatgtgttcttgAGTGCCTAGACTGTGCCAGACAACTTTAGGAACACTTCGCATTAGTTATTGTGCTTCCTCTGCCCCTCAGTTTGGAGTATGACATGCCTGTTGGTGTGAAGAGAGTGCACCTGCTGGGAAGTGCGGACAGTGAGCTCCGTCCCCACCTGGatccctgcccctcctctctgccccgcCTGTCCACTCTGACCCACGTCTCTGGACAAGAAGCAACTCTGACCTACTGCGTGTCACCTCTACACCCTCTATGTTCATTCTGTCTCTCCTGGCTTCCATCACACCTAAGTAATCACTAAGAAAGACGGGAGGTAAAACCACCCATCTGTGTACCTGAAACATGCCCACACCATTGCTCAGTGTCTGAAACACTGAAAATTATTAGTGTGAtggagaaggagggaaaaaatagCGGCCAAAGCAGCATCATAGTCTCACAGCCCCTAGATGTTGCATGCAATGTGCCCAAGCCTACCATGAGTCTAGAGCCTGGGGTCATGTTGAGACAACTGAAGTCAGATTCTGCAGGTCCTGAGATGATCAGTGACCACCTGTGGTTGACCATGACTTCAGCAAGGTAGACATTGCAGCATCACTGGATTGGCTGTGACGTTAATGAAGGTGATGGAACAGTGAGAGCAAACCTATCTTATTAAACCTATCTTATCTTATCCTATCAAGGCCACTACTCATGCTAGGTTTGATGTGGGTACTCCTCACAGTCCCCAAAATGCACTTGTGGGGTAGCACTTGCTGATCCCCAAGAGACCCTATAAGAAGGGGTTATAATCTATCTCTCCCTTCTTTAGTCACTCTGTAAAAACTGCAGCTAAAAAGGATTGCAAAACTGGAGAAAAGTAAAGACAGCAGAAGCACTGAGATTtagccaaaggaaaaaataatatcagaataagaaaatgaaagcataatttaaaagttgtcaaatattaaAAGCCATCCAGGAAATTTTTCAGGCATAAATGTCACTGATTTGTGTTCATCGTATAAGCATTGTGCCAGTGCTTCATTTAGGCATGGGTTGTCATCACATGCTGGTACATTTAAATTGTAGTCAAATATGTACCCCTTAGGATGTTTAAAATTAGGAAGGTAGTTTAGGGCCattataaagaacttaaaaattttagCCAGCATCCCTACTGCTTTGACCAACAGCTTCCTTTATGGTTGAACTCAAGATGATTTCCTTGGGTTCAAGTTCATCCTCTGCACCTTGGATGGATTAAGACGTTTAAAACTGTTTGAGAAAAGTGACTGACACTGATGTGCAGACTCAAGATAGACCCCTTGAGACATCAATTCCTAAGGCTGTTGTAAACTGTCTGAGAACCGTGTAAAATACAGGTCTACACATGTTATACTCAGGGGCTAACACTCCTGATTGGGAGGGGACCTCCAAGTCATGTGTTTGAATCGTTGTCTCATGACAAAGTAAAGTGCTTGGATATCCTAAGGACTGGAGCCTGCTCACCCCTCTAATTGTTAGTAGGAATAGAATTCAGGTGTGTGGGGTTACTGAAGGAAGTCGTGCCAAGATTTCTACCCAAAGGTACTCTGACCAGTGAGGCAGTCATACTTACACTCAACAGCAAAAGTGCCACCATCAAGCTTTGTTCCCGTGACATGTACATCCTTCCATTTTCCATTAcgccttaaaaacaaaatatatacaagGTGGTTGAAGTTATGAAAAAAGTAGACATATGCTTAGAATGTTCTTCATTTTATCTCCACTGGGTAATCTTGTCATCTGAAGTTGTAAGAGAGGAGACAATAAGCAGATCTGTCGTTAacctgtggctcagtgggtagatATCTAATGTTGAGGAAAAGGAGAGTTTGGGGAGAGATGGATAAATTTGGTATCTGTGCAGTGGAGTTCACGGAAAAGATGTGCGCCTGTCAAAACACATTGAACTATGCcctccacaaaagaaaaaattagttgttcagtcacatctgatgctttgcaatccaatggaccatagcccaccaggcttctctgtccatggaattctccaggcaagaataccggagtgggttgccatttccttctcaaggagatcttcctgacccaaggatcaaactcagttctcttgcattgcaggcaaattctttaccatctgagccaccagaaagatTAGCCATATGAAAATTCaaaagtgtgtttgtgtgtgtgtgtgatagctgctcaattgtgtctgatttcTTACATATGTGTTTTCCTTCTTGGTTATTTTTACTTACTTGACATAAAAGTAGAAGTCTACTGTGCCTTTTTCATCATCAAACACGAGTTTACGGAAGTAAGTCCTGAATGGTCCATTCTCCTGGATTTTCTTTGGGTTAGTGGATCCAATgtacactgttctccattgtcCTGAAAGCTGAAATCAAAATTCACCTTAGAAAGTGTAGTccttatctttttatttcatccaACATCATCAGTCATGAGTTTCCCACCCCCAGTGCAGGTCAGCACATATTACCTACCTTAACTGGACAAAGCAGGATTTATGAAACAATGCAAAACTGAGTCAGAGTAAAAGAGGGAATTGAGACATTTCTGAGATCGCTTGAGGTCTCATGTCAAATACAAGATCTCAAAATCAACAGCTGTTTGGCTGATCCTCTTTTTCTGTTACAAGACTAGTAAAAATGCATGAGAGTCAGTTAACACACAGTAGAGGTGATACAGAGATCAAACGGAGCAGGCCTAGAGTCAGTTAACGGAGCAGTATTGAGTCGAAGGGAGACAGATTGGCTCGTGGGTCCACATATCAAAACTACAAAacggacacacacagacacccacacacCCAAGGCCTCCTCCCAGATCAGACCGTCCCTGGTACCTCTGAAAGGCTTTGCTCAGCTTCCTCCTCTTGTGCAGCACAAACCACAGCAAGGAAAAGGGTCAGGAAGAGAACCTTCATCTTGTCTCTGTGGTCCTTCGTCTGTCGAGACTGAGTGTGTCCCAGTGCTTGGAGACGATGGGAATTCTCCCACTTTTTATAGGATCATCATGTTGGTGTGACGTGTCACAAACCAATGGTTGTTCCTCCTAAGCCCAAGGTTACACAGAAGTCATCTTCAGCATCCTGCTTGGCAGGGATCGGCTGCCATATCATTTTGTTATCTTTATCATGAGGGTTGTTTTAAGAGCTTAAGAGGATCTGGACCTGTGACATCTAGAATGACTGAGATATCACAATACACTCTGATATTTCAAGACCAGGAATATTTATTTGCCTTTGTATCCTGAGGTAAAGCTGGGATAAGCTGTCCAAGGTACATATCTCGTATTGTTTCCTTAACATTTAGGAGATAGCCTAAAATTTACTTTCGAAAGTTGAGTTGAGTATGTGATTTAACAAAGTTAAAAGTATTTCTGAAGAGACCTTTGGAAAACCTCCTGCTTCTCTGAGAGGAGGAACACGTCAGCACAAAGTGTTTACAACCTCTTCCTGCCCCACTGTGGGCTCTGTCCTCCTTATAGCTAAGAGGGGATTCCGTCCAAATGCCCCTTACCCTCGTGTCTGAAAAAGGCATGTCGGCAATTCTGTCCATCTCTCCCCTTCAAGACATCCTTTATCCATCTAATCCGTGATATATCATTGCCTCAATGGTTTCTAAGGGAGCAAAAAAGCAGGACTGTATTTCTTGTAACTTgtagaatttgaaagaaaaaaggaaatttcctAACTCTATACATCTATTTACTATCAAGGTCACTTGATAGTAAAGAATCTctactttgcatttttttctttctttttctcaaccagagatcttagttccccaaccaggggtggcATCATACCTCAGGTAGTGTATGTGTTGAGCCTTAACCCTTGGACCGCCAGGGTCATCCTGATTCAGATCACTTTAACAGAAGTATGATCCCAGCTCACCCCTCTTATCCACCCAGCATCACCCTTATCTCTCTCCTTAGGCACATCCAACTTTCTCAGTTTTTCCTTTCAGATTCTTACCAACATGTGTCGCCTGGGAGCGTGTTCTCGGGCCACCCCACCTCAGGAAGACCTTTCCAACTGTCAATCAAGAGGGGATTAAACGCAATTTCTCCAAGAGGTTATCGCAACAGGCTTAAGCAGTCCCGTTTGTTTGTAGCTAAAGGAAGTCATAAGACCTTTAATCCAAAGTCCCCTTCATAAATATTGACCAAAAATGTAGGTAACAAATTGATAAATAAAGAAGAATCACCTTACTCAAACAATAATCTTATAATCCCCCAACTAATAATGATAAACCATGCTTGGTACATCTTCCTGATGTCTCCTCCGATCCTCCAGTTTTCTGGAACTACGAAGCCTCTCTTTCCCAGTTTATTCATTTTGTCTTaccttcctttttctccatgaTCACCATTTTTATGTCTTAGATTATGCAACTCCTATCTAAACAACACAAGGAAACTTGTGACCTTGGTCACCAACAGCACACAGGTTTCCTTATGGACTCCTGACCAAGGTTGAATGTACTTATAATCTAAGTTGAAGAAAGAACCGCAAGCCCATCTTTTAAGGTCTGATCCTG carries:
- the LOC133052991 gene encoding odorant-binding protein-like gives rise to the protein MKVLFLTLFLAVVCAAQEEEAEQSLSELSGQWRTVYIGSTNPKKIQENGPFRTYFRKLVFDDEKGTVDFYFYVKRNGKWKDVHVTGTKLDGGTFAVEYEGQNEFKVISASKTHLVAHDVNVDDDGNRTELTGLFVKLNVEEEGLEKFRQLTEQKGIEEENVVNFIENVELKMLLNDLDHWESKLSSTFVNS